One region of Mucilaginibacter sp. 14171R-50 genomic DNA includes:
- a CDS encoding DUF4961 domain-containing protein — translation MRSYLHIKGKILWRACTCIILGIVLACCGEVITGVDQPATATVGATVPITVHISIPTAGDGGPDYLIFGFLVPKGWKAAQNTKVTYNSPALGGGTMTLLTDATLPKNGGGLTWPAYMKKTFGIGGNLIDDMEWVAYQSDKSFTHNGNTFTGDISINIKVGADNNNTLVKLGYVITDSGNGFTSDGNGTYYSEVVTPCFELTGGTGDVVDFCNPQLTIVDPPKSLDNDFVTLTFDGTVVATPLSGENELYLCATAYTNDGKTIQVCEQTDKTRMVQTTATSKRYRVTFWPRAFFNITDAQTITKMEYFVTNKAGTTKVGYGNTLEPFVYTFKCE, via the coding sequence ATGAGATCATATTTACATATAAAAGGTAAAATTTTATGGCGGGCGTGCACATGCATAATACTAGGTATAGTATTGGCTTGCTGCGGCGAAGTAATTACCGGAGTAGACCAACCAGCCACAGCAACAGTAGGGGCAACTGTGCCTATCACGGTACATATTTCAATCCCTACTGCAGGCGACGGCGGCCCTGACTACCTGATTTTTGGCTTTTTGGTGCCGAAAGGATGGAAAGCTGCTCAAAACACTAAAGTAACCTATAACAGCCCTGCATTGGGCGGCGGCACCATGACGCTGCTTACCGATGCTACGTTGCCTAAAAATGGCGGGGGTTTAACCTGGCCGGCATACATGAAAAAAACCTTTGGGATAGGCGGTAACCTTATTGATGATATGGAGTGGGTGGCCTATCAATCAGATAAATCTTTTACTCACAACGGCAACACTTTTACGGGTGATATATCAATAAATATAAAAGTTGGCGCCGATAATAACAACACGCTTGTAAAGCTGGGCTATGTGATTACCGATAGCGGCAACGGCTTCACCAGTGATGGTAACGGCACCTATTATAGTGAAGTGGTAACCCCTTGCTTTGAGCTAACCGGGGGTACCGGCGATGTAGTAGATTTCTGTAACCCACAGCTTACCATTGTAGATCCGCCTAAATCACTGGACAATGATTTTGTTACCCTAACTTTTGATGGTACCGTGGTAGCAACTCCGCTTAGCGGCGAGAACGAATTGTATTTATGTGCAACCGCGTATACCAACGATGGTAAAACCATACAGGTGTGCGAACAGACTGATAAAACACGGATGGTGCAAACAACGGCAACCAGCAAAAGGTATCGTGTAACTTTTTGGCCCAGGGCGTTTTTTAATATAACCGATGCGCAAACCATTACAAAGATGGAGTACTTCGTAACCAATAAAGCGGGAACAACTAAAGTGGGTTACGGTAACACACTCGAACCGTTTGTGTACACCTTTAAGTGCGAATAA
- a CDS encoding DUF5004 domain-containing protein, producing MKKFYNIKGMLLLLLVTLMAAACKTEKVLPKQEALKDISGSWQVIKATRNGTDLAGLVDFGQFRINFDGSGYKLTNRLPFIVNQDGMFALDDPEYPYKITFTAAGGTPVSTAFTYPIVNGKRQLSLTFSPGCANNSYVYVLQKVN from the coding sequence ATGAAAAAGTTTTACAATATAAAAGGCATGCTGTTATTGCTGTTGGTGACGCTGATGGCCGCAGCATGTAAAACAGAAAAAGTACTGCCTAAGCAGGAAGCGTTGAAAGATATAAGCGGAAGCTGGCAGGTAATAAAAGCAACCCGTAACGGCACCGATTTAGCAGGCCTTGTAGATTTTGGCCAGTTTAGGATAAACTTTGACGGGAGCGGTTACAAACTTACCAACAGGTTGCCCTTTATCGTTAACCAGGATGGCATGTTCGCGCTTGACGACCCGGAGTACCCGTATAAAATAACGTTTACAGCAGCTGGCGGCACACCGGTTTCTACAGCATTTACCTATCCAATAGTAAATGGTAAACGCCAGCTTAGCCTTACTTTTAGTCCGGGCTGCGCTAACAACTCTTACGTGTACGTACTGCAAAAGGTTAACTAA
- a CDS encoding RagB/SusD family nutrient uptake outer membrane protein, giving the protein MRKIYFKLVAYSLFLALFLFASCKKDGFLGQTTTSNLTEETVFKDSANTVRFLAGIYENVGFSASAKRFTYGPSPFNQTPNGGLDASSDEAEVYNSGGSTALAWETGTINAAVVTDDAYRISYTNIRSVNQLLKNLPNVPINAFAKAQMKAEARFLRAWYYAILLKHYGGIHLLGDSIYTYTDKIPAGRNTYEECVNYIVAECDAAATDLPNTQTGLNYGRASKGACLALKARVLLYAASPLFNGQSLTGTKNDAVLGYPGFDKERWRIARDAAAAVIGLGAYQLNVDNSKPGIGFQNLFTQRYNTEYIFELMRPSDNSDLEELFQPPSRTGKNGAFPLQGLVDAFPMANGKAITDLTSGYDPQDPFKGRDPRLDFTVIRDQTLLQNRLVPGFTPVNIFQGNYKGISTGPDAVHVGTSTGYYTNKMLSPNAVSQDFMHNTERVLPLMRYAEVLLNYAEAANEYEGPTTQVYAAVEAIRQRAGLMPYQLPAGLDQAGMRLAIQNERRIELAFEAHRFWDVRRWKIAEQTDNIQTKGLEINRNGNAATYTIFNVRKRNFRPAMYLWPLPQTEVAKSPELFQNPGY; this is encoded by the coding sequence ATGAGAAAAATTTACTTTAAGCTGGTTGCTTATTCCCTTTTTTTGGCGCTGTTTCTTTTTGCATCGTGTAAAAAGGACGGTTTCCTGGGGCAAACTACCACATCTAACTTAACAGAAGAAACCGTGTTTAAAGATAGTGCCAATACAGTGCGCTTTTTAGCCGGTATCTACGAAAATGTTGGGTTTAGCGCTTCGGCAAAGCGGTTCACTTATGGGCCTTCTCCCTTTAATCAAACACCCAATGGAGGCTTAGACGCGTCGTCGGACGAGGCGGAAGTTTACAACTCTGGCGGGTCTACTGCGCTGGCGTGGGAAACAGGTACAATTAATGCCGCTGTGGTTACCGATGACGCCTACAGGATATCATATACCAATATCAGGTCAGTTAATCAGTTGCTGAAAAACCTGCCCAATGTGCCTATTAATGCTTTTGCGAAGGCGCAAATGAAAGCCGAAGCCCGGTTTTTACGCGCCTGGTATTATGCTATTTTGCTTAAACATTATGGCGGTATACATTTACTGGGCGATAGTATTTATACCTACACGGATAAAATCCCCGCAGGCCGCAACACTTACGAAGAGTGTGTGAACTATATTGTGGCCGAGTGTGATGCTGCCGCAACTGACCTGCCAAATACGCAAACAGGTTTAAATTATGGCAGGGCTTCAAAAGGCGCTTGCCTTGCGCTTAAAGCCAGGGTGCTGTTATATGCAGCAAGTCCGCTATTTAACGGGCAATCGCTCACAGGCACAAAAAACGACGCGGTTTTAGGATATCCGGGTTTTGATAAGGAGAGGTGGAGAATAGCGCGGGATGCGGCGGCAGCTGTTATTGGCCTTGGTGCATATCAATTAAATGTAGATAACTCCAAGCCGGGTATAGGATTTCAAAATTTGTTTACCCAGCGCTATAATACCGAATATATATTTGAGCTGATGCGCCCTTCAGATAACTCCGATCTGGAAGAACTGTTTCAACCGCCATCGCGTACAGGAAAAAACGGAGCATTCCCCTTACAGGGACTGGTTGATGCGTTTCCGATGGCAAATGGTAAGGCAATTACCGATCTTACATCAGGTTATGATCCGCAGGACCCTTTTAAAGGCCGCGACCCGCGTTTAGATTTTACCGTTATCCGCGACCAAACATTGTTGCAAAACAGGCTTGTTCCTGGCTTCACGCCGGTTAATATTTTCCAGGGTAATTATAAGGGAATATCTACTGGCCCGGATGCCGTGCATGTAGGCACATCGACAGGTTATTATACCAACAAAATGCTTTCGCCTAATGCGGTATCACAAGATTTTATGCATAATACCGAAAGGGTGCTCCCTTTAATGCGTTATGCCGAGGTTTTGCTTAACTATGCCGAAGCGGCGAACGAATATGAAGGGCCGACAACGCAAGTGTATGCTGCTGTTGAGGCTATAAGGCAGAGGGCGGGTTTAATGCCGTATCAGTTACCGGCAGGCCTTGACCAGGCAGGCATGCGTTTGGCCATCCAAAACGAGCGACGTATAGAACTTGCTTTTGAAGCTCACCGTTTCTGGGATGTGCGCCGCTGGAAGATCGCGGAACAAACCGATAATATTCAAACAAAAGGGCTCGAGATCAATCGAAATGGTAATGCCGCTACCTATACTATTTTTAATGTACGTAAGCGCAATTTCCGCCCGGCAATGTACCTATGGCCACTACCTCAAACCGAGGTTGCTAAATCGCCTGAACTGTTCCAAAACCCAGGATATTAA
- a CDS encoding alpha/beta hydrolase family protein produces the protein MNTKRTIGLLLLCATTLVLKANAATIDTALTHSAAMNKDLKAVVIKPADYSAEKKYPVLYLLHGFSGNYSDWIKKVPAISQLADNYHMLIVCPDGNFAGWYFDSPMNKEWMYETYITNELVSYIDKHYATITNRKGRAITGLSMGGHGAFFLAFKHQDIFGAAGSMSGVVDIRQFADSYGIEQVLGKYSEHPDVWEQHCVVSLIYLLKPNSLALTFDCGYDDGMYNGNQELHEKLLERKIPHDYTVRPGGHSWEYWANAVNYQALFFSRYFNNKR, from the coding sequence ATGAATACCAAAAGAACCATTGGGCTATTGCTACTTTGTGCAACAACGCTTGTGCTTAAAGCAAATGCAGCAACAATTGATACGGCGCTTACCCACAGTGCCGCCATGAATAAGGACCTGAAAGCAGTAGTTATAAAGCCGGCAGATTATTCGGCAGAAAAAAAATATCCTGTTTTGTACCTGCTGCATGGCTTTAGCGGCAACTACAGCGATTGGATAAAAAAGGTGCCCGCAATTTCACAACTGGCCGATAACTATCATATGCTGATAGTATGCCCCGACGGCAACTTTGCAGGGTGGTATTTTGATAGCCCTATGAATAAGGAATGGATGTATGAAACCTACATAACCAATGAGTTGGTAAGCTATATTGATAAACACTATGCCACCATAACTAATCGTAAGGGCAGGGCTATTACCGGTTTAAGTATGGGGGGCCATGGTGCGTTTTTTTTGGCATTTAAGCATCAGGATATATTTGGGGCAGCAGGCAGTATGAGTGGGGTAGTAGATATACGCCAGTTTGCTGATAGCTATGGCATAGAGCAGGTGTTAGGGAAATATAGCGAGCACCCCGATGTATGGGAACAACATTGTGTGGTTAGTTTGATTTATTTATTAAAACCTAATTCGCTGGCCTTGACCTTTGATTGCGGATACGACGATGGTATGTATAACGGCAACCAGGAGTTGCACGAAAAACTTTTGGAACGAAAAATACCGCACGACTATACCGTACGGCCGGGAGGGCACTCATGGGAGTATTGGGCCAACGCTGTAAACTACCAGGCGCTATTTTTTAGCAGGTATTTTAATAATAAAAGGTAA
- a CDS encoding SGNH/GDSL hydrolase family protein, whose protein sequence is MKKLYSLLIAISLCAGARAQHVAPFKTGDRVVFVGNSITDGGHYHSYIWLYYMTHFPDRRITCYNAGIGGDVIGQIATRFDADVLAKKPTVLTLTWGMNDTGYFEWYQKDAQDFIDKRLQGSFATYATVVDKLKKHPDIRTILIGSSPYDETTKFTTKNIYPHKSEALEKVINYQKQSAKDNHWGFVDFYHPMDAINKHMQLTDSAFSLTPNDRIHPDNDGHLVMAYLFLKAQGLNNLPVADVSINAAGKKLVKAVNCSVLNLSSTAKSLSFSYLAKSLPYPLDTISRGWGNHMKQSDALKVVPFNDEFNQEVLTVKNLKKGSYDLLIDGEKMGTWEASAFDKGVNLAEITTTPQYQQAIQIRELNEERWDIERRLRNYMWMEYDFLKDKGMLYNDSNAAMDSVKKAAVKNIFVNGNKDNYSRARYKSVRDAWQKEIDVLINQIYAINKPTTHHIQIIATK, encoded by the coding sequence ATGAAGAAACTCTATTCATTACTCATTGCTATAAGTTTGTGTGCGGGTGCCAGGGCCCAACACGTGGCGCCGTTTAAAACCGGCGACAGGGTAGTTTTTGTAGGTAACAGCATAACCGATGGCGGCCATTACCATTCGTATATATGGCTTTATTACATGACGCATTTTCCCGACAGGCGTATCACCTGCTATAATGCAGGTATAGGCGGTGATGTTATTGGGCAAATAGCCACGCGTTTTGATGCCGATGTGCTTGCTAAAAAGCCAACCGTGTTAACCTTAACCTGGGGAATGAATGATACTGGGTATTTTGAGTGGTACCAAAAAGATGCGCAGGATTTTATTGATAAACGATTGCAAGGTAGTTTTGCAACATACGCAACCGTTGTAGATAAACTAAAAAAGCACCCGGATATCCGTACTATACTTATAGGCAGTTCGCCATATGATGAAACAACCAAATTCACTACAAAAAATATCTATCCGCACAAAAGCGAAGCGCTTGAAAAAGTGATAAATTACCAAAAACAGTCGGCGAAGGATAATCACTGGGGCTTTGTAGACTTTTATCACCCGATGGATGCTATTAATAAACATATGCAGCTCACCGACAGTGCTTTTAGCTTAACGCCAAACGACCGTATACATCCCGATAACGACGGGCATTTGGTGATGGCCTATCTGTTTTTGAAAGCGCAGGGGTTAAATAACCTGCCGGTAGCAGATGTAAGCATTAACGCCGCCGGTAAAAAATTAGTAAAAGCTGTGAATTGCTCGGTATTAAATTTATCATCCACCGCTAAATCTTTATCATTTAGTTATTTAGCCAAGTCGTTGCCATACCCGCTCGATACCATTTCACGCGGATGGGGCAATCATATGAAGCAGTCGGATGCATTAAAGGTGGTTCCATTTAACGATGAGTTTAACCAGGAAGTATTAACCGTTAAAAACCTTAAAAAAGGCAGCTACGACCTCTTGATTGATGGCGAAAAAATGGGTACATGGGAAGCATCAGCATTTGACAAAGGGGTTAATCTTGCAGAAATTACTACCACGCCACAGTATCAGCAAGCTATACAAATACGCGAGTTGAATGAAGAGCGCTGGGATATTGAACGCCGCCTGCGTAATTACATGTGGATGGAGTATGATTTTTTGAAAGATAAAGGTATGCTGTATAACGACAGCAATGCCGCTATGGATAGCGTTAAAAAAGCAGCTGTGAAAAATATTTTTGTGAATGGCAATAAAGATAACTACTCGCGTGCCCGTTATAAAAGCGTGCGCGATGCCTGGCAAAAAGAAATAGATGTATTGATCAATCAGATATACGCTATTAATAAACCTACAACCCATCACATACAAATCATCGCTACCAAATAA
- a CDS encoding GH92 family glycosyl hydrolase, which produces MLYRFKKRVAAVACVCFVTAQTLHAQAPASYVNPFIGASTSTADAGVYHGLGKTFPGATTPYGMVQVSPNTITGGDNGSGYSYEQTSIEGFAFTQMSGIGWYGDLGNFLVMPTTGKLKTKAGTIAQPRGGYRSLYSKQSEKVSAGYYSTLLTDYNIKAEMTAAPHSGILRFTFPQNKLSRIQIDLARRVGGTSTLQYVKVVDNYTIEGWMKCTPDGGGWGNGDGHADYTVYFYAKFSKPLKNFGVWSADIPDGWVRKREEVESAKYQERISNATILKGVREKQGKHLGFYTEFATNTNEQVLMKAGISFVSIGGAKNNLLTEIKDWDFDAALQRAVALWNKALSKINIQGGTADQKKVFYTALYHTMIDPRIISDVDGRYPGGDGAAHQNEGFKKRTIFSGWDVFRSQMPLQTIINPSLVNDLVNSMVTLAGQKNKDYFERWELLNAYTGCMLGNPMTSVLADAYAKGIRNYDINKAYALSVGSVEKFGNGDKGYAPGSIGIAQTLEYAYNEWCVAQLARWLNHPADEHKYAARSMSYKNIYDNDKGWFRPKDDNGNWVAWPDSGRMTQWYGTFETNPYQQGWFVPHDVGGMVQLMGGKQKVLADLDNLFAKTPENMMWNDYYNHANEPVHHVPFLYNRLGQPWLTQKWTREICRRAYKNSVEGLVGNEDVGQMSAWYVLAATGLHPVCPGDTRQEITSPVFDKVTLKLDPRYAKGKAFTIVAKNNSPVNIYIQSAKLNGRKYNKCYLDYNDIAAGGMLELTMGAQPNKNWGIN; this is translated from the coding sequence ATGTTATATCGTTTCAAAAAACGTGTTGCTGCCGTTGCCTGTGTTTGTTTTGTTACAGCGCAAACGTTGCACGCGCAAGCCCCGGCTTCGTATGTTAACCCATTTATTGGTGCAAGCACAAGTACTGCCGATGCAGGTGTTTATCATGGGCTCGGTAAAACATTTCCGGGCGCAACAACGCCTTATGGCATGGTGCAGGTAAGTCCAAACACTATTACCGGCGGTGATAACGGTTCGGGTTATAGTTATGAACAAACCAGCATAGAGGGTTTTGCCTTTACGCAAATGAGCGGCATAGGCTGGTATGGCGATCTTGGCAATTTTTTAGTGATGCCAACTACAGGTAAGCTAAAAACAAAAGCCGGTACTATAGCGCAGCCCCGGGGCGGCTATCGTTCGCTTTATTCCAAGCAAAGCGAAAAAGTATCCGCAGGATATTACAGCACTTTATTAACCGACTATAATATAAAGGCTGAGATGACCGCGGCTCCGCACAGTGGCATACTGCGCTTTACCTTTCCGCAAAACAAATTATCGCGTATACAAATAGATCTCGCCCGCAGGGTGGGTGGCACGTCAACGCTGCAATATGTAAAAGTAGTTGATAACTACACTATCGAGGGCTGGATGAAGTGCACGCCGGATGGCGGCGGTTGGGGCAATGGCGATGGACATGCTGATTATACAGTTTATTTTTATGCAAAATTTAGTAAACCGTTAAAAAACTTTGGTGTATGGAGTGCTGATATTCCTGACGGCTGGGTGCGCAAACGCGAAGAAGTAGAAAGTGCTAAATACCAGGAGCGGATATCGAATGCGACTATCTTAAAAGGGGTGAGGGAAAAACAGGGTAAACACCTGGGTTTTTACACCGAATTTGCCACTAACACCAATGAGCAGGTGCTGATGAAAGCGGGCATTTCTTTTGTTAGCATAGGCGGGGCGAAAAACAACCTGCTAACCGAAATAAAGGATTGGGATTTTGATGCCGCCCTTCAGCGTGCGGTTGCCCTTTGGAATAAGGCTTTATCTAAAATAAATATTCAGGGGGGTACCGCCGATCAAAAAAAAGTTTTTTATACTGCGCTTTATCATACCATGATAGATCCGCGCATCATCAGCGATGTTGACGGTAGGTACCCCGGCGGCGATGGTGCTGCACATCAAAACGAGGGGTTTAAAAAGCGCACTATTTTTAGCGGATGGGATGTTTTTCGCAGCCAGATGCCTTTGCAAACAATTATTAACCCCTCGCTGGTTAACGACCTGGTGAACTCTATGGTAACGCTGGCCGGCCAAAAGAATAAAGACTATTTTGAGCGCTGGGAACTGTTAAACGCTTATACAGGCTGTATGCTGGGCAATCCCATGACGTCTGTTTTGGCAGATGCTTACGCCAAGGGCATCCGGAACTACGATATAAACAAGGCCTATGCGTTATCGGTAGGGTCGGTAGAGAAGTTTGGTAACGGCGATAAAGGTTATGCCCCCGGCTCGATAGGTATTGCCCAAACACTGGAGTATGCTTACAACGAATGGTGCGTAGCGCAATTGGCACGCTGGTTGAACCACCCGGCGGATGAGCATAAGTACGCAGCCCGCAGCATGTCGTACAAAAATATTTATGACAACGATAAGGGATGGTTTCGCCCTAAAGATGATAATGGCAACTGGGTGGCATGGCCTGATTCGGGCAGAATGACGCAGTGGTACGGCACTTTTGAGACCAATCCTTACCAACAGGGGTGGTTTGTACCGCATGACGTGGGTGGCATGGTGCAGTTGATGGGCGGTAAACAGAAAGTACTTGCCGACCTTGATAATCTTTTTGCAAAAACACCGGAAAATATGATGTGGAACGATTATTATAACCACGCCAACGAGCCGGTGCACCACGTGCCGTTTCTGTATAACCGCTTAGGGCAGCCATGGCTCACGCAAAAGTGGACGCGTGAGATTTGCCGGCGGGCTTATAAAAACTCAGTAGAAGGCCTTGTTGGAAACGAGGACGTTGGCCAAATGTCTGCATGGTATGTATTGGCTGCTACGGGCTTACATCCGGTTTGCCCCGGTGATACCCGCCAGGAAATAACCAGCCCGGTATTTGACAAAGTAACCTTAAAACTCGACCCGAGGTATGCAAAAGGCAAAGCCTTCACTATAGTAGCTAAAAACAATTCGCCTGTTAATATTTATATACAAAGCGCCAAGTTAAACGGCCGCAAATACAATAAATGTTACCTCGACTATAACGATATAGCAGCCGGCGGGATGCTGGAACTTACTATGGGCGCCCAGCCTAACAAAAATTGGGGAATAAATTAA
- a CDS encoding glycoside hydrolase family 38 C-terminal domain-containing protein, whose translation MKFKLYKRLFTALLFTVAFGGYASAQTAYYIDGYHGGIWGHYPDWNTRFMVDMLKKNPTWKINLELEPETWDRAMNVDPAAYADFKALFADQSLNGRIEYVNPQYAQSYNYNISGESIIRQFSYGMKMVRAHFPEAVFTSYSSEEPCFTSALPQILKSFGYKYASLKNPNTCWGGYTRSHPGELVNWIGPDGTAITTSPRYEGEKLAPNSAWQTIAWNNSRGYINAAFAAGMPHPVGMTLQDAGWKNGPFIGTGAKNGIKSVYTTWRNYFGNIAKNDARQNWKVSQEDMLVSLVWGSQVMQRIAQKVRVSENKLVMAEKMAAMAKIYSGIKWPGAQLDSAWRTLLLSQHHDCWIVPYNGKKGDTWADKVSRWTTNTNLICDSIISASQNSLNNTAGTGNYISVYNTTGSDREEIVSVKAPTGVDMGHFVVLNNKGVPVPAQLTSDKTHVLFRAQVPSMGYAGYQIKTNEAGVIKGATIAVLANGTYLLETDLYKIIIDAAHGGIIKSIIAKTLNNKQFVDQKDARGFNELRGNFYNDGGFKSTADNSAAIEVLEKGPLQIKLAIKGTINGSDYTQTLTVAQGQPLIGLQLTINWNGNPGIGSATPPNTYKLSEPRKAFYNDREKLLAYFPLNLTQQRVYKNAPFDVTESKLTDTFFTRWDSIKNNVLLNWVDVTDKDNRYGVALFTDHTTNYTHGQQFPLGLDIQYSGLGLWGRDHKITAPTTINYALVPHAGKWDKAHIQQLSDNWNEPLIVMAATARQLQGKSLISVPEGYEISSVTFEGNDMLVRLFNTGAGNVKSKVIFNCTAAKVSLCELDGRFKERLPSAKLKNGLLVTNVSMPKFGIRTIRLVNAKGI comes from the coding sequence ATGAAGTTCAAATTATACAAAAGGCTTTTTACCGCCTTACTGTTTACTGTTGCTTTCGGCGGGTATGCGTCTGCCCAAACTGCCTATTATATTGATGGTTATCACGGCGGTATCTGGGGCCATTACCCGGATTGGAACACCCGCTTTATGGTAGACATGCTTAAGAAAAATCCCACGTGGAAGATAAATTTGGAGTTGGAACCCGAAACCTGGGATAGGGCAATGAACGTAGACCCTGCCGCATATGCCGATTTTAAGGCGTTGTTTGCAGATCAGTCGTTAAACGGTCGTATAGAGTATGTAAACCCGCAATACGCACAGAGTTATAACTATAATATCTCCGGCGAAAGCATTATCCGGCAATTCAGTTATGGAATGAAAATGGTCCGGGCGCACTTCCCCGAAGCTGTTTTTACAAGCTATTCTTCCGAAGAACCGTGTTTTACGAGCGCGCTGCCCCAAATACTCAAATCATTTGGCTATAAGTATGCATCGCTTAAAAACCCCAATACTTGCTGGGGCGGATATACCCGCAGCCATCCCGGCGAACTGGTTAACTGGATTGGCCCCGATGGCACGGCCATTACAACTTCACCGCGATACGAGGGGGAAAAATTAGCCCCAAATTCTGCCTGGCAAACTATAGCGTGGAATAATTCCCGCGGCTACATCAATGCTGCTTTTGCTGCGGGTATGCCACACCCGGTGGGCATGACCTTACAGGACGCGGGTTGGAAAAACGGCCCGTTTATAGGTACCGGGGCAAAAAATGGTATAAAGAGCGTTTACACCACCTGGCGTAATTATTTTGGCAACATAGCAAAAAATGATGCCCGACAAAACTGGAAAGTATCGCAGGAAGATATGCTGGTGAGCCTGGTTTGGGGTTCGCAGGTTATGCAGCGGATAGCACAGAAGGTACGTGTGTCAGAAAATAAGCTGGTAATGGCCGAAAAAATGGCCGCCATGGCCAAAATTTATTCGGGCATCAAATGGCCAGGGGCTCAATTGGATTCGGCGTGGCGAACGCTGCTTTTATCACAGCATCACGATTGCTGGATAGTACCTTACAATGGTAAAAAAGGTGATACCTGGGCAGATAAAGTAAGCCGGTGGACAACAAACACTAATTTAATTTGCGATAGCATTATTAGCGCGTCGCAAAACAGCTTAAATAATACTGCCGGTACCGGCAATTATATAAGCGTTTACAATACCACAGGAAGCGACCGTGAAGAAATTGTGAGCGTAAAGGCGCCGACAGGTGTTGATATGGGTCATTTTGTGGTTTTAAATAATAAAGGTGTACCGGTCCCCGCACAACTAACCTCTGATAAAACACATGTCCTTTTCAGGGCTCAGGTACCATCAATGGGATACGCCGGTTATCAGATAAAAACGAATGAGGCTGGTGTAATAAAAGGTGCTACAATAGCGGTTTTGGCAAACGGGACCTATTTGTTAGAAACAGACCTGTACAAAATAATTATTGACGCGGCACACGGTGGTATTATTAAAAGTATCATTGCCAAAACTTTAAACAATAAACAATTCGTCGACCAAAAGGATGCCCGTGGCTTTAACGAATTACGCGGCAATTTTTATAACGATGGTGGCTTTAAATCCACCGCTGATAACTCCGCGGCCATTGAGGTGTTAGAGAAAGGCCCGCTGCAAATTAAGCTTGCTATAAAGGGCACTATAAACGGCAGCGATTATACGCAAACCCTGACAGTGGCGCAAGGGCAGCCGCTCATCGGCCTGCAGTTAACTATAAACTGGAATGGCAACCCCGGCATAGGCAGTGCTACCCCGCCAAACACCTATAAACTTAGTGAACCCCGGAAAGCTTTTTATAATGACAGGGAAAAATTATTGGCTTACTTTCCGCTTAACCTTACTCAGCAACGGGTTTACAAAAACGCCCCGTTTGATGTTACCGAAAGTAAATTAACCGATACATTTTTTACGCGTTGGGACAGTATCAAAAACAACGTACTGTTAAACTGGGTAGATGTAACCGATAAGGATAACCGGTACGGCGTGGCACTTTTTACAGATCATACAACCAATTATACTCATGGGCAGCAATTTCCGTTAGGGCTGGATATTCAATATTCGGGACTGGGCTTATGGGGGCGCGATCATAAAATAACCGCGCCTACTACTATAAACTATGCGCTTGTGCCACACGCCGGCAAATGGGATAAGGCGCACATTCAACAATTAAGCGACAACTGGAACGAACCGCTTATAGTAATGGCAGCTACAGCGCGGCAGCTACAGGGCAAATCGCTCATCAGCGTACCAGAAGGCTACGAGATATCTTCGGTTACTTTTGAAGGCAACGATATGCTGGTACGCCTATTTAACACCGGCGCAGGTAATGTTAAAAGCAAAGTTATATTTAACTGTACTGCCGCTAAAGTTAGTTTATGTGAGTTGGACGGCAGGTTTAAAGAAAGGCTTCCATCAGCAAAACTAAAAAACGGGTTGTTGGTAACCAACGTTTCCATGCCAAAATTCGGTATCCGTACAATCAGGCTGGTTAATGCAAAAGGGATTTAA